In Danio aesculapii chromosome 17, fDanAes4.1, whole genome shotgun sequence, the sequence ggactcgaaccccgtcgtcgtggtcaactcctctctgcatctcaagtccaccgacgtacatacCAACCTACTAGAGAAACGTAACAGCgtgaaagccatccatacggaggtaagcggtcagcaggTAAATGCGAAAATGAACGGCGTCaaaccaccctgtagcgttcgttttttaaaaacgaaatgcagccatatgtacatctgggtacataattcacgatttacagaaatgtatatagggctacgtttttagaacgAACCTATATtggcataagtgcatagtgtatagtgtgccatttgggatgcagctcacGTTCCATCCCACATTTACTTGTTGAATTTTCTGTTTCACTTTAAATTACAGTACACCTCAATACAGAAGTAAAATGAGTgttgaatgccattttatgtTGACATTAATAGAAAAAGGAAAGCATATGTTTGGCTTATCCTACAGATGGGATATAGGGATGTTAAAGTACTGAAAGCAATAAAGAAATACAATAttatgaaatggaaaaataaGTAAACTCCCCATGTTGGCACATACTGTATCAGCGAGAGGGCAGTCAACACTAGCCAACACTTTGTCTAGACAAACAGAAGGCATTATTCACCATAAACTACATCCCAGTATGACTATGGATGGACACCCAGAGAtgtttttctttccattaaatcACAAGCCAATCTCCAAACGACTTCTCTGGCTTGCGACATGGAAAATGAAATGCATTGTGCACTCCTCTCCTTAATCACACCATTTCTGTGCACATGCCTCTAAAAATAAGTTCTTAAAAACAGAAACAGTGGGTACTTTTCTATTTGAGAACGTGTTTTCAATCACATTTGGCTTTGACAAATGATCCAGCAACTTCTTTTTCCATGatgactagaaaaaaaaaaaagagtcacagACAGTGGCAAAACCTGTGCTATCACTCACTGCCTGGAATTCTATTCAACACAATCACGGTTACTGTGTACCAGTGCGCTCTTCATTGTGTCTGAAACAATGAACAGTAGTCTGTTCTAGTAATCCAAAACACATGACAGAACCTTGTAAATCTAGGCTCAGCAGAGACTCAAATGTGTAAaattaaatatctttatttgaaACACACGTGTTGCCAACGTACACATTCAAGGTAACAGGTTAAACCATGAGAGGGAACTATAAAATCTTAGATCTGGTCTATTTTACATGAACACAGATGTTGATGTTGCTGCCGTAGCGTCCGTTTTATGAGCTGCAGAATTTCTTTATacctaaaaataaatgaaacatagcACATAAAAGATAGCAGCCTTAATCTTCAACATTCTTATCCATATGAACTCTGGAAATTCATACTAATATGCAGATATTTTCTGTCAGCATGCTGTGAAATTGCACAAGCATGTTTCaaacaagaaaaagcaaaagccACGTAAGTTCAAAATTCTTTGGGATGTCTTACAGTAAACATTCGAGCTAGACCACACAGACAGAATCGGTTGACGAAGGACACCCTCTGAATCCTCAGCATTGTTATTCTTCAAAGGCACTTTGTTGAACCACATTAAGGACAGGCTCTGTTTGATAGTAATCTCCATTGAGCACTCAGGCTGTGAGCTGGAAATATGAAAATGCAATGGTCCTCCACTCCAGTAGAACTGAGGTTGTTGTCAGCGGCATCACAAATGCAGAACAATGCATGCTCAAAGATTTCTTGTTGGTTAGATGCTACTGAGGAAACGGTGTGCCTTAGAAATGGAGATTTCATTGCCATTTTCCAGTGGCACTTGGAAAGTTTGCACAGAAAGCAATGATATACCTCACTGATTGTCAGTTTGGAAAACATATTGAATGTTTCCTGAAGTCATCAACCACCAACCACAGTAAAAGCATCTTTGGCAAGAGCAGGATGTTATTCCTCAAAAACTTGGCACTTGTAATACAGAGAAATAGAAAAAATTGAAATGAAGGCACGTTTGCCTTGAGTCAACATAGAAAAAGAAGCACAGGATTTAAACATTCACAGCAAAAACATGAATTCCTTTCACCAAATCTCCCAAATTCCACACCCATCAGCCTAACCTATAACCCTGACTGTGAGTCAAGCTCTTTGGCAGAAGAGTATTTTACCGTGCAGTGGCATACATGGGAAGTCAAACAGACCTCATGGTCATCTTCGGTGCATGAGAGATTATTCATAACTCATGTCTGTGATTCCTATAACATGGAAATATCTCAATAAGAACATCGTCATCAACGGCAGCACAAACCTGCAGTAGTATTTGTTACAACACTTCTCCAAAATGCGGGTTAGGATAACATATCAAGGGCAACAGTTCCTCCATATAAAATTATATTCTCTGTTCAAGGAATTCTTTGGAGGTCTTACAAGATCCATAGATTTGGAAATTATACCACAGGAAAATCAACGAGCGGCGTGTGTATTGTCATCCTGGGTGGATAAACGTTATTTAGCGTGTCTCTTTCTAGCCCCGTCGTTTTGCTAGTCCACCGAGTCTGTTTGCTCTCAAGGCTATATCTGTACATCTTCATATAAAAGCATACCACTGAAGATGGTTAGAGGCTCCACTGAATGAGCCAGTTTGCCCATCACGAGGTCTATGCAGACTGTGTCGCCCATCTGAAGAGGCAGGATGATGTTGAAGACAGCCAAAGAACCTGGTGTTGGTTTGGCCTCTGCCATTGGTTTGTTTTCCAACCCTTCCGGTTGGTAACCGGCAGAATCTACACGAGCCACACCATAGTTAGACCTGGACAGCACAGCTTCAATCTTCTCATTTTTGTGTCCCGTCAGAATAGCGCTAAAGAAGTACTTTCCCTCTACTGGTGCAGTAAACATACCTGGATCAAGAGAAGACAAAAATGTATAatgcttttgtttgttatttCCTTCCACATCATACAAAAGTGCGAAGATTACCTGTTCGTGCATTGTAAAAGTTTCCTTCATTTACAAAGGTCTTATCAAAAATAATTGTTCCAGCTGTAACCATTGGATTTGTGAGAGCTGCTGAGAACGAAAGACGTCTTATATTGGCATCTGCACCAGCCATACCTAAAATAAAGATTACAAcagttaactttttttaaaggattaactCTAAAATTATCCTTTTAACTCTCAGTCTAATATAGTCATGCTTTAAACAACCAGCAGCAGATCAGCTGCTGACCTTTGGCTCTTCTACTGACCCAGAACTGACAATAACAACTGAACACATGGTGCAACACTTAAGGCAGAAATATCACTGGCTCTCATACAAACTGATACTCTATATGTATGTCTCTGAATTATTGCATTCATTCCAGACATTAGCACACATGCAGAGTGTTTGAGAGTTGGCTGCTACAAGAATTAAAGGCAATTTGAATACACACCTCTCTCTCCTCTGAGACCTAGAATAGGAAAAATCAAAATTAGTCAGTGTAATATGTGGTACAGTTGGATTTGAGTCCTGTATCGAGTTCATCTATTACACAAAATGAGATCTTATGTAAACATCCAAGCTTCTGGTAGATAAGTTGTAATCTCTGGGTTAACAGTTCCACTATTGATTGATGCATGGATTTCTTGGCCAGGAATAATTAACAGGATTTCTCACCTGGAGGTCCTCTTGGACCCGGTAAGCCCTGAATACCAGGTGGTCCATCGTTACCTGGTGGCCCCTGAGGACCAGGGAACCCAATTTCTCCTTGGGGACCTGGTGGTCCAGGTAATCCTGTAATCAGAGATGAAGCAATTAAAAGAGTTGTTCTCTATCCATACCCATCAAAGTTGGAAAAACTGGATTTGGAGATTTGGAAggacagaaaaaggaaactaaaGAGTGCACTGTGAGAAATGCATTTTGGAATTAATTGGAATCCAATCtcagtttaattttaaatggtACACAACAGTTACTGGTGGAGAAATTTTAGAATATTTTCTTGCATGCAAGTACTGTTTAAAGTGTTGCTCTTTAGACATTCTAATTTAAGCACTTATAATCAGACCTGTCAAATCATTCTCTGCTAAGTTCTGGAACTCCTTGAGGATGTGGATCATAGAGGAGTTGAGTCTTTTGATCTTGCCATGGATATCATCCAGATGTGTGTTCTGGAGGATCTCAATGAACCCACTGTGCGAGATCACTGTGTTGTTTAGCCCACTGACACAGTTCCATAGGCTAGACACGTGTTTGTTCAGGCCTTCTTTGATCTTCTGGAGATTGTCTGAGACAGAGTCAAGTCGACCACAAACCACTTCGAGTTTAGAGAGCCTCTTATCCAGTCCGTCGCCATTCCTCTTGCAGTCACCCATTTCAACCACAAAGTTGTTCCCAAAGCGCCGTACATCCTGATCGACACTGTCAAAGCGTACCCTGCTATCTTCTATGTGTTCGGTCATTTCCTGCTGGATCTTGTCAATTTCAGATATTATTTTGTCTTTAGTGTTTCCAAGGTCATTGATAACGCTGTCATGCTTCTGAACCACATGCTCCAGACCTTTTAGTGTGTCGTTGATGGAACTGAATGTTAAGATGACCTCAGACAGCTCTCCTTGAATTGACCTAAGGTCTCCGGTGTTACTGCTAATAACACTATGTCCATCCAGCGGTTTTTGAGGGTCATCCAGGTGATCCGTTTCTGATCCTGTTCCTGTAGGAGTATTCAGGTTGATCTTGCACTGACCACTGCATTTCTGTACCTCCTCTCTCAACTGATCCATCTCGTCCTGCAAACCAGAGCACACATCCACACAACCCTTCTGACCAGAGTCAAATGTACCCTTAATGTAGTTCATTTCCCTCTGCCACCTGTCCATGGCATGGTTTGTGATGTTCTTGAGTTTTTTCAGGTCATCCTCCACTGTGCTGCACACTTCACAGTTCTCCATCTCTGTGACAATCCTGTTGAAGTGTTCCCCATTGTCTCCAGTTAGAGCTTTGATCTTGCGAACATCATGACTGAGGTTGATGACCCTGTCCTCAAGAGAGTCACCGGACACAGAGAGATCCTTGAATCGTGTGTCAAACCTCTTGATCTCATCTTCATTTGCAACAACTCTCCACTCTAAAGACTTAACCGTTTCACCAATGCTAGGACTACCACTGCTTGGACTTGACCCAGAACTTGAGACTGAGCACCCAGAGCATTCACTTAACCTTTTGTCTATAAAAGACGTCGTATTCTCAAGCCGATATAAACGCTTATCAAGATCAAATACAGATTCTTTAACGTTTCCTATATCATGTTCTATGTCATTAATCCTCTCATCCTGGTCAAGAAGACGATTATTGAATTCATTGCGAATATTTCTGAATTCTTGCTGGAAGGAGTCCCGTATGTTAGTTTCCATATAAGCACAGTTTTCCTCTGCCCTCTGAACAGTGTTGTTGAGTCGTCTCTCCAGGTCTTTTAGACTGTCACTGAAAAAATCTTCTGGCATTAAAGGAAATTGTCCTTGTCCACCTAATCCTCCTCCAATACTTCCACCACCTCCAGTTCCTCCTGGTTGCCTATTCAGACGATCCTGAAGCTTGTCATATGCTTCTGATGTAGAGCTTATCTTTCTGTCCATGTCATTAAGTCGTGCTCTGAAGTCTGTCACAGTGTCACAGCAGCCTTGTGACCGGCTAAGATCTCGGCGTAAACCATCAAGAATCTGGCGGTGACGTTGGTCCATGGCACTAATCTGCTTTTCCAAAGCTGAGATCCTCTCCCGATCTTGTTGCTGTTGTCGTTTCAGGTCTTCCACTCCAGACTGACAGGCGGAACAAGAAAGTGTCACTCGACGTTCAAGCTCTCTGAGTATTTCCTCTTTCAAGGTGTTAAACTTGTTTCCCCCTACTCCACTCACATCTAGTTCATTGCCTCCACCTTTGCCATTCACAAGGTGGTTATTTATGCTGACTAGAGTCTTGTCATGAGCTTGAGTACGGTTGTCTAACTGATCCAGCTTGGTCTGAATGTTATGGATAGTCTCTTTCATTTCAGGCTGAGCTGCATCAGCTGGTGTTTTGCCACTATTAATACCAGGTTTGCGCATTTCCTCCTGGAATTTCTCATTCATGCCACGCAGTGTTGACTGCAGGTCATTTAGGTCTTTGGTCAACCTCTGGATTTTGTCCTCCAG encodes:
- the emilin1b gene encoding EMILIN-1b, producing the protein MDGAVVLSVLVLGLCGGVWSASYPQQYNLYTGTQTQNPPLNGARAASRHRNWCAYVVTKTVSCVVEDGVETYVKPDYQPCSWGVQCARVVVYRTYMRPRYKVAYKMVTEMEWKCCHGYSGQDCNNGPNGGSDTHISTSRPGNGRGDNDKMRQLEDKIQRLTKDLNDLQSTLRGMNEKFQEEMRKPGINSGKTPADAAQPEMKETIHNIQTKLDQLDNRTQAHDKTLVSINNHLVNGKGGGNELDVSGVGGNKFNTLKEEILRELERRVTLSCSACQSGVEDLKRQQQQDRERISALEKQISAMDQRHRQILDGLRRDLSRSQGCCDTVTDFRARLNDMDRKISSTSEAYDKLQDRLNRQPGGTGGGGSIGGGLGGQGQFPLMPEDFFSDSLKDLERRLNNTVQRAEENCAYMETNIRDSFQQEFRNIRNEFNNRLLDQDERINDIEHDIGNVKESVFDLDKRLYRLENTTSFIDKRLSECSGCSVSSSGSSPSSGSPSIGETVKSLEWRVVANEDEIKRFDTRFKDLSVSGDSLEDRVINLSHDVRKIKALTGDNGEHFNRIVTEMENCEVCSTVEDDLKKLKNITNHAMDRWQREMNYIKGTFDSGQKGCVDVCSGLQDEMDQLREEVQKCSGQCKINLNTPTGTGSETDHLDDPQKPLDGHSVISSNTGDLRSIQGELSEVILTFSSINDTLKGLEHVVQKHDSVINDLGNTKDKIISEIDKIQQEMTEHIEDSRVRFDSVDQDVRRFGNNFVVEMGDCKRNGDGLDKRLSKLEVVCGRLDSVSDNLQKIKEGLNKHVSSLWNCVSGLNNTVISHSGFIEILQNTHLDDIHGKIKRLNSSMIHILKEFQNLAENDLTGLPGPPGPQGEIGFPGPQGPPGNDGPPGIQGLPGPRGPPGLRGERGMAGADANIRRLSFSAALTNPMVTAGTIIFDKTFVNEGNFYNARTGMFTAPVEGKYFFSAILTGHKNEKIEAVLSRSNYGVARVDSAGYQPEGLENKPMAEAKPTPGSLAVFNIILPLQMGDTVCIDLVMGKLAHSVEPLTIFSGMLLYEDVQI